Proteins from one Limanda limanda chromosome 9, fLimLim1.1, whole genome shotgun sequence genomic window:
- the zbtb7a gene encoding zinc finger and BTB domain-containing protein 7A → MLPDLKVWRLIGVALNKGEHNITVERKGEVNAGEPVWKKTGSQVEQTGRRTDGRTDTRVGAVLGGSAAGWWKMSSGAGGRGGRQLRGTASAGGGGGRGGPGEAEEGPVGIPFPEHSADILGSLNKQRLTGLLCDVLLVTQDQEFPAHRSVLASCSPYFHKLFTSGAAADQQNIYNIDFVPAEALGALLDFAYTATLTVSHSSVADILAAARLLEISPVQDVCTHLLDTKVLSPPAGNEQRDEDENKEGKGRGGKEQGNRVQAREYLEYFQRGAHWSSSCSTPELRDLPTHLHFNHGNGPSNGAPGGPGEYFSPLALALAQAPTQELEEEDDDDEEDEDGEAVQGNGASLGSAYYPPSQNGHLYLPPDSRLGQETEVEDSGREEMARERGSASALLQQMMDSIERQKERATTGEDLGDGDDPDMEFYLNYFNSTQHEDPSSAAVTHGVPPPWLSRGSTGQDRGGGGERVVGERGSGGGGGGGERKMRSKAFQKCPICSKVIQGAGKLPRHIRTHTGEKPYECAICKVRFTRQDKLKVHMRKHTGEKPYLCTQCGAAFAHNYDLKNHMRVHTGLRPYQCSSCFKTFVRSDHLHRHLKKDGCNGIPSRRGRKPRMREPGHLESPLGLLSPGSDTGPAPRTIRGRRRSEATSAAEMEGVAGAHAHSPQLQELAGEAGP, encoded by the exons ATGTTGCCAGATCTCAAGGTGTGGAGACTTATAGGCGTTGCTTTGAACAAGGGagaacataacataacagtggagagaaaaggagaggtgAACGCAGGTGAGCCGGTGTGGAAGAAGACAGGCAGCCAGGTTGAGCAG ACAGGCAGACGCACAGACGGCAGGACGGATACACGGGTGGGGGCTGTGCTAGGCGGCTCGGCGGCAGGCTGGTGGAAGATGTCGTCAGGAGCTGGTGGGAGGGGCGGAAGGCAGCTCAGGGGGACAGCAAGCGCCGGGGGcggaggagggcgaggagggCCGGGGGAGGCGGAGGAAGGCCCCGTGGGGATCCCTTTCCCCGAGCACAGCGCCGACATCCTGGGCAGCCTGAACAAGCAGCGGCTCACCGGCCTGCTGTGCGACGTGCTCCTGGTCACTCAGGATCAGGAGTTCCCTGCACACCGCTCCGTCCTGGCCTCCTGCAGCCCGTACTTCCACAAGCTCTTCACTTCAGGCGCCGCTGCCGACCAACAAAACATCTACAACATCGACTTTGTGCCAGCGGAGGCTCTGGGAGCGTTGCTGGACTTTGCCTACACAGCCACATTGACAGTCAGCCACAGCAGCGTGGCGGACATCCTTGCCGCTGCTCGCCTCCTGGAGATCTCACCTGTCCAGGACGTCTGCACTCACCTGCTGGACACCAAAGTGCTCTCCCCGCCG GCGGGCAATGAGCAACGAGATGAGGATGAAAATAAGGAGGGAAAGGGCAGAGGGGGCAAGGAGCAGGGGAACCGGGTTCAGGCCCGGGAGTACCTGGAGTACTTCCAGAGAGGGGCGcactggagcagcagctgcagcacgcCGGAGCTCAGGGACCTGCCTACACACCTGCACTTTAACCACGGCAATGGCCCTAGCAACGGGGCTCCTGGTGGCCCTGGTGAGTACTTCTCCCCCCTGGCACTCGCATTGGCCCAGGCCCCAACGCAGGAGCTAGAAGAAGAGGATGACGATGACGAGGAAGATGAGGACGGGGAGGCAGTGCAGGGGAATGGAGCGAGCCTGGGGTCGGCTTACTACCCACCATCCCAGAATGGGCACCTCTACCTCCCACCTGACTCGAGGCTGGGGCAGGAGACCGAAGTGGAGGACAGTGGTAGGGAGGAAATGGCGAGGGAGAGAGGTTCAGCCAGCGccctcctgcagcagatgaTGGACTCCATCGAGAGGCAAAAGGAGCGCGCAACAACTGGGGAGGACCTGGGAGATGGGGACGACCCAGACATGGAATTTTACTTGAATTATTTTAACAGCACACAGCATGAGGATCcatcttctgctgctgtgacacatgGTGTGCCGCCACCCTGGTTATCACGGGGCAGTACTGGccaagacagaggaggaggaggagagagggttgttggagagagaggcagcgggggtggaggaggtggaggagagaggaagatgcGCTCTAAGGCCTTCCAGAAGTGCCCCATATGCTCCAAGGTCATTCAAGGAGCAGGCAAGCTACCCCGCCATATCCGAACGCACACGGGAGAGAAACCCTATGAATGCGCCATCTGCAAAGTGCGCTTTACCAG GCAGGACAAGCTCAAGGTTCATATGAGGAAgcatacaggagagaagcctTACCTGTGTACGCAATGTGGAGCCGCCTTTGCTCACAACTACGACCTGAAGAACCACATGCGTGTACACACAGGCCTGCGCCCCTATCAGTGCTCAAGCTGCTTTAAGACTTTTGTGCGCTCCGATCACCTGCACCGCCACCTCAAGAAGGACGGCTGCAACGGCATCCCCTCTCGTCGAGGTCGAAAGCCCCGGATGAGGGAGCCAGGGCACCTTGAGTCCCCGTTGGGTCTGCTGAGCCCCGGCTCCGACACAGGGCCTGCGCCTCGTACCATCAGGGGACGGCGGCGTTCAGAGGCAACCTCGGCGGCGGAGATGGAGGGGGTAGCTGGAGCTCATGCACACAGtcctcagctgcaggagctggctGGGGAGGCTGGGCCCTGA